The genomic segment CACTGCTGTATTGGCAAGATCACCCACCGCGATGATGTTGCCGAGGCCATCGGTTACGCGCACCGGCCATGCATTTGCCGCCGCTGCCGGCGCGCCTTGGTCGACGGTGCCTTGGATCGGCATGTTGAGATTACCGCCGGCATAACCCACGGCCGTCCAAGCACCGGCGCCATTCTGCACTTGAGTCTGAGCTACACCGCCGCCCGCTCCGCCGGCCACCACGTTGACACGGACGGCGTTGTTAACCGCATCACCCACCTGCACGATAGCAGCGCCGGTTGAGGCCGCAATCGGCCACGCATTGGCCGCCGCCGCCGGGCTACCTTGGTCGACAGCGCCCTGCACCGGCATATTGAGATCGCCGGCAAAGTAGCCCACCGGAGTCCAAGCACCGGCGGCATCTCTTACTTGAGTCTGCGCAATACCACCACCGGCGCCGCCGGCCACCACGTTGACGCGCAGCGCATTGTTGGCTTGATCGCCCACCTCAACGCGCGTACCGGCGTCAGTGGCGACGATAGGGACGGGATTGGCATCATCAGCCGTGATCACTACCCGACCGTTGGCATCGACTTGTACAAGGGTAGGTATCCCGGCGCTGGTGTAGCCGACTAAGACCTGCCGTCCCATATCGCCTCCTTATGGCAACTAGCGCCGCTTTTGTCGGTTCTCAGGAGCGACGTCTACTTGCTCCGGCTGTTTGACTGGCACCGGCGGCGGGCCGCCCTTGATCGGTATCCGGTTGATTGTGCCGTCCGGATCAATCGTGTCGCCCGGCTTGAGCCGATACTTAGCGGCCAAATGATTCTTCCACGAGTTGAACGCCCCTTGTGCGACCACGAACTCTTGTACGATCTTGCGATGATACTCGAGGTCGCTCTTGTCGATGAATTCCGCCATTAGGTCACTCCCTCCTATTTTGTGGCCTTGTAGGCAAGGCCGGCTAGCCCGGAAAGCGCCAAGGTCAAGAGCACATACCACGCGCCCGGCACGTAGTAATAAGCCACAAGGATAATACCACTCGCCCAAACACTCATACACCAAAAGCACGAGGCGAGCTTACCGAAGAACGTATCGCTGTACCAGTTGCCCGCGATATCTTGATGAGCACCCAAGGCAATCCGCATGCGCGCAAAGACGGCCGCCGGACCGTCTTCTATGGTCAGGAGATGAGTTAGGCGCCACACAGCCGCGGACAAAACCAAGAGGGTTAGGAGATCCACAAGAACCTCCTTCTTAGGGGCCGCTATTGTCTACGATTAGCCCGTAGGCCGCTAATGCCGTAAGCAGGCTACCTAGTGCCGCGTTACCGCCCTTTGCGCCGGCTACCGCTTGCTGTGCCGCCGGGCCGTCACCAAAGAAGCCTAGTTGATTGCCCGGTCCTGCCACGTGCGCATCACCCAGCAAGCTCGAATCACCGGATACGCTGAGATCAAAGTTCCAGTAATTACCAACGCTGAATAACGAGGCCACTGCTACATCGCCTACCCAAAGGATAACCGAGTTGGTAAGGCGATCCGGCTGGAACTTTATCTTGGGCGCCAACGGATTGCCGTTGTGAATCTCAAAGCTACCGTCGGTTAACACCCGGCCATAGGCGTTGTTACGCACTACCTCTGCATACGGGCGGGAGAATCCTAAATGCACGGTCTTAACTCCTTGCGACAAGCAATCCCGCGCCGACAAGCACGGCGCCGGCAACCAGCAGCATGGCCTTGTCACCGCTCGGGTAGCCGCAAAGGGCAATGCGGATCGGATCACCCTCCGGGAACAGATTACGGTTTGAGCACACCTCCCGGCGCACGTCTTCGACACCGAGTTCACACCAGTACGGCTCGTAGGCGCAAAGCCGCGCTCGTGCCCGGCCCACCGCGTCGCCGGTAGACATTGCAAAGGCGGGCGGCATGCTGCTACTTGTCTCCGTCTCGCCAAACATACCGTAATCGTACATACTCACCTCCGTTCTAGCGCCGGCTTAGATAGATTGCCCCGCCCATAATTGCCAAGCCGGCAAGTGTTAACACGGTATCCCCCGACAAGCCCACGCGGGTTATCGGCACCGGCTGCGGCGTAGGCTCCGGGCCGGTGTACGGCCAGCGTTGCTCGTTTAGACGTCCAGTGCTGATCACGTTGTCAACCCACTGGCTATTACAGCCGCCCGGATTGCCACAGAGAGCTACGCTAAGGGACTTGTACCACGTGTCCCAACCGCGACTCTTGTAATTTTGCCACTGGCGGTAGCCGGCGGCCAACCCGATTTCCATACTCGGATACACAGCATAGCAATATTCGTTGCCGGGGTCTTTGCAATGGGTGGCACCCCAGTTCTCCGCCGGATAGCGCCCGCATTGCGGCACGTCGTAGGGATAGCACAAGTTATCCCATGGATTGTTGTGATCCATGCTGAAATGTCGTCCACCCGGCCCGGCGCTACCGAAATCGTTTTCCATCTGGAGATACGATAGTATCCAGTTGAGATCGATTTCGTACGTGTAGGCAAGCTGGACGATAGTGGACACCCATGGCCAGAGCGGCTTGTTGCGAAGTAGATAATAGGCCGCGGCTGTGCTGACCGTTTGGTTTATGATTAGCGAGTTAGGCCCGACTGCCACGACCCATCACCCCTTTTGCTACACGAAATTGATCTTATTGAACCAGATTGTCCGTTGCACCGGTACCCGCCCGTTGATGGTCGGGCTAGCGTAGCCATCAGCATCCTGCGGCGTCCGCCGCTCGTATACCTCAAGCACCGCTGTTGCCGCGCCGCGGGTAGGCGGCGCCCCCGCAATCGGGTTCAGGTAGTCGCCCGGCCATATCTGAGCACAGAGACTCTGTGCTTGGCACCCCGTCGGCTGCGGTTGCTCCGGTGGCACCAAGACGTTCTCAGTCGGCGCGTTGGCCGGCTGCAAGTGCGTGCCGGCAAGCCCACTGCCGTACACCGTGACCCATTGCTCGCCGCGCCGCTGGAGAAGCCGGAAATAGGCGTAGCTATCGCGCCCCGGCCCGGCGTACGCCATGGTGGGCATTACCGCCGCCACGAGATCCCCTATCGGCACGGTGATAGCGCCCACCCCGTCAAACGTCTGACAATGGATCGGCCCCATTTGCTCCCCCGCCCCAAGCGGCGCCAGCGGCCCGATCTCATCAGCAGCTTGCCCGCCCCCACCGCTGCGGGCAAGACCGAGTACTACGAGGCCTAGCCCAACGCCGCCAAGGACGAGCGCCGTTCCCATCTTGTTGTCATCAGCCATATCTCACCTCACAGGATTCCTAAGATGCGCACGGTGGCCGCGTTGGCGGCGTTGGTGTTCCGGAAGCCAATATGCTCGTAGGTCGGATACGGCACGAGCACGCTTTGCGTCTCGGTTGCGTTGAGGGTTTGCCATGCCGCGCCGCCAAAAGGCACCTGATAGTCTATTGCCCCCGGTCCGTCGTTGGTGACGATAAAACCGAATACCTTTTCACCACCGAACCGGGCTTGCTCGCTAATGCCGGCGGCAATCGTTAGCGTGATGGGCAGCAAGATGCCGCGCAGTTGTCGTCGCGCCAGATCGCTGGTAACGAGCTTCAACTCTCGTACGATCTGCGATAGCAACCCGAGCACATCATCGCCACCCGCCGCCGGCAATTGTGGCGCGGGCGGATAACTCGGTTGATTAGGCGGCACGAACACGCCCCCGTCCCCCGTGTTGCCTATTGGCGGCCCTTGCCGCCACCCTTCACGCAATGGCCTCATTGGCTACTCCTTAGCCCGCCGTGCCCTGATATTCCTCGACCTCGACCATGATATCCACCTCGCTCGGCGCCGCCGCGGCGACGGTGGCCTGCACGGTGATATCGGCCGTAAACTCAACCTCCGGGATGAACTCCTCAGTGATCTGCAGGTCTTGGTCGGCCACGAGGTTAATGCCGGGCATTGCCTGTACGTAGCCCGCCCCCAAGCCGGTGCCGATCTGGATTTGCGTATCCGCCGGGTTCTCGTTCTTGGCTATGATTTTGCGGATAACGCACGTGCGCCCGTTGGTGAGCTGGTAGAGCGTGACCGGAGTGTTGGCGGCGACGCAGCTTGCAATTGGGGATACTTTGCGGATGCCCTTGCGGTAGCTTTGCGCGGTGATCATCGCCCCCAACCTCCGACCGGCACTGCGGTAAAGTTAATATTGCTGCGCTTCGCGGCCTCAATCGAGTCGAATTGCTGGAGCGGCTTAATGCTGCCGCCGGACATGTTGACCCCGTCCTGCCCGCTCAGGATATACTTGAAGCCGTAGAAGACCACGCGGGCTTGCGCTAGGTTGTAGTCGGTGGGGTTCACGGCCTGCAAGAACATCCGCTCGTCCTCGAACACGTAGAACTCGCTCAAGGCGTCGTTGGGGTCATAGAGCCGATTGAACGCGGTGAGGCGGGCGTTGTTGTTGCGGGTGCTATTGCGCGTGCTTGCCTGCGGCTGCAGGTACGTGACCACGATGTCGTCCAGCACACGCGCCCTGAACTGGCCGAAGCTGCCGTCCGGCATATCGAGCACGTTCTGAGTATTGAAGATAGCGCTCGTGATGCCGGCGTTGATCGCGCCGATATTGGCGATCAAGGGATGGCTTGGGGGAACGGGCTCGATGAAGGCGACCTGGTACAGGTAGAATTTCATCTGGAAGATCAGCAGGACGTTGTGTCCTACTTCTACCACGGGCTCGATTGGCCCGGCGCGGTAGGGTCGTGCGTACATCTACGCCTCCTCTCTCTTTTCTTTGGTCGGCGTAACTATGGGCGCTTGGGGGATTAGCCCACCGCATCCTCCCGCGTGGGGAAATTGTCACGCCGGGTTAGTAGTGCAATCTTCGCATCAGCAATAAGGCCGTTGCGGGCAAGGTCTTTGTACTCCGTGCTCGCAAGTTGCCGGGCGAGCAACGTAGGCAACCAGCCGTATTGCTTGTACCCCGCATCCCGCCGTGCGTCATAGGTCATTCCGACGATGGCAAGGCGGCAACCCGCGACCGATTTAAGCGGGCACTCAAGACCCGCGACCACGGCTGTTTCAGGGCCGATCTGATCCCGTTCCTCATCGGTATAGCCACGACCGGTGATCGCCTGGTACGATGATAGTCCTGCATGGCGCGTTGTGAGCCACTCCAGCGACGCATCGAGTACCTCCCGACGAAGGGCGATGTCCATCTCAATGTGCTTTGCGATATACACCGCAAGCGCCTCGCTGACCACCGGCACGCTCGGACACGCTCCGCAGTTCATTGTCACTACCCCGCTATCACGGCATCAAAGCCGATAACGGCAAGCGTTTTGACAAGTGCCCCAAGGAACTCCTCCAACGCGGCCTCAAGTTTGGCGTCCTTGAGTGGCAAGAAACCGGTTTGCTCAGGAACGATCATAAGGTAGTCACCGAAGACGTTGGCGGCATTCACGCGCATTTTAAGGGTAGTCACGACTGCCAGTTGCCGACCAAGCCAGTCCATGGGCGTGGGTTCTTTGTCGATGAGCAGCGCCTCGTCGCCGGGCGCCGGCTCTACCCGCACACAAGGTCGGTTTCGCCAGTTTACTCGCCTTAGGATCACTTTCTCCTCCTTCCAACCCGCATTACCATAACCGGTAGTCCGTCGCGGTCCTCGAGCGGCACTTGCTCAGCAATAGAGTTATCGGCTGCCTCTGCCCGCCATTGTCGCTCGAGTTGCTCCTGCCAGAGCAGCAGATAGCCGGTGCCCCAGCCTACCGCCGCCTTGACCAAGGGCACTTTGCCGTCGTCAAGGAGCCCAGCCAGCTCCTTGGCGCGGAAGCGCTCGTAGAGCATGGTCACGAAGAATCCCTGCCGGTCGTAGCGCCGCTCGATTATGCTTTTAAGCAGCTTGTCCACGTCGCGATAGAGATTAAGACTGCGATCCCGCCCGTCCCAATAGGTGCGCGAGCCGATATCTTCTGCCGGGCCGAGCGGACGCGGACAATGCGGTGCCGGCACGCGCGTTACCCCATACGCGCGACACACCAGCGGCCTACCCCAATGGACTAGGCATTGCTTTGTCTCTTGATCGAGTAGAACACACGGCTCTTGCAATGCCTGCTCGAACTCGCCACGCAGGTCACTCCAAAGCTCGGGAGTGATCTTGCTGCCGTACGTGTACCGGTTGTCGCGGCGCGTGAGCCAGTCGTGGCAGCGGTCCAGTACCGGGTTTATCAGCCGCGGCTGCCCCAAGAGCCACGAGGCCGCCAGCTCGGCCTCGATGCCGTAGGCGACAACCGAGTTATGATGGCAACATAGGCCGCATTTGGCTACGCATATCGGCCCGCCTATTGCCGTCTCGATCTCGGTTGCCGCCTGCGCATAACCCCGGTGCACTCGCTCGAGGCGTGACCAGTAAGTCAGCAGGCGCATTTGCTCCGGGCTAGGCCGAAGCTCAATCGCCGGCTGTCTCATTACGTGCCCAGCCCCGTGAGCACCGACACCGAGGCGTTGATCGTATCGTCGGCGGCGGCATTGCTACTTGCGGCATCCCCGAGGATGCCATCGGTTGCCGCGTCCGGAACCACCGTGCCCACAAACGGGAATTGCAGGCCGGGATAGCCGCCGGCGTCCGTCGCGATCTCGAAACGCACCTCGATGAGTTGGGCAGACAGAGCGCCCGCCGCGGCCGCGCCGTTACCGATCTTCACGATGAAGATCGAGGCGGCGCTTGGGGTATCGCACACCAAGCCCACGATCTTGAAGTTCTCAGTGATCGTGGCCTTGGCAACGATGGCCTTCACGTTGGCGTTGGCCGCCGCGTACTTGTACGCACCGGTCGTGAGGCCGCTGGCCTTGAGCGCGGTGCCGGCGGCATTGGCCGGATATTCCGTCATGCGCAGGCCTGTGCCGCGCACCTGCTGGTTGTAGAGACTACGCACTTCTTGTGCAAGACCCACGATTTAACCTCCGTTCCGCCATTTCGTGGGCGGTTAATACTAGAAACCGGTCTTCGTGTTGAGCTTGACATCCACGGTATCGGCGGCGCCCGTGGACGTGCGATACCGGGCGGCCACACGGGTACCGGCCGGCACTCTTATCGGGCTATCGAACACGAACTGGGCATTGGTGGTCTGCACGCGCGCAATAGCAACCTCCGCGGCTCCCGCGCCAATACCAATCTCGATCTCGGCTTGGCTTGCGGCGCCCACGAAGTTCTCCAGACTCCCGCCGGTGATCTGTACCTCCGCGGTGCCCACCGTTGCGGCAATCTGCGCCCAGTTTCCCCACGTCCACGCCACCGCGGCTGAGGTTAGCGTGACGGCCGCCGCCGCCGCCGCGTCTGCGCTCGTGGGCAATGTGCCGTAGCGTATATTCTCGCTACGGACAAGCAGGTTAAACACGCGTCGAAGGAGCAGCATCATAGCGGCGCCCCCTTATGCGGAGGGCGCGGAGACGATGGCTCCAATGGGTTCGATTGTGCGCGCTAGCAGATGCAAGCGCTCGGTGTTGGCAGCGAATGCCAAGCGCGGCATGACCATGATCCGGCAGGTCTCTTGGCGCGTGAACAACACGGCCTCTGAGAAGTAGCCGGCGGGCTCGAGGCGGCTGTAGAGCTGCTCGAGCTGGTACACGCCACGGATAAGGGCACTCCCGGCGCCCAACGTCATGCGCAGCCGCGAGATGCTCGCGGCCGCAGTCTCGACGCCAAGGCCGTAGAACACGATGCAGCGGTCGACTGCCAAGACGGCCGAGATGTATTGCAGCTCGGTTGCCACGACGCCCGCGCCGGCGATGAGCCAGTCTTCCTGTGCGGCGAGACCCAAGTCGGTGTTGGGCAGCGTGTCGCGGATGATGAGGTCGCGGTCGTTGCTGCGGATCGCGAGGTCGCGTGCGGCGTTAACCAGCACCTCCTCAGCGTTCTGGCGAATGGAGACCCGCGCATCGAGGCTGAGGTCGCCAATCGGGATAAGATAGCTCTTGGTTGGCGCCACGTTAGAACCTCCCTAATGTTTCAATTCCCATCCGAGCGGGAACGGATGTGAAGGGAGGGGTGCCAAGCACCCCTCTTAGACCAGAGTGCGCTTTGGTGCACCGGCCACGCTACCTACGTAGCCACGCGCGGCACCGGCGCCATTCACCTGGTACGGTGCAAAGGACCCGCCGCCCCGCGCGTACGCAGAGCCGGAGAGGAACCGGGTACCGACCATGGTGCCCACCCGACGACCAAGAAGGGCGGCGCCGCCGTCTACCACCCCGTCTACGATGTTGGGCATCGTGAACGGAGAGAAGTACTGGAGCGCACCACCACCGATGAGGGCCAAACCCTCAACAAGCGCCGCGGGCGTGATCGCAAAGCCACCGAGGACAATGGGCGCCATGCTCGAGGTCTCGAGCATACCGCTTGCCACGCCCACAGCGGCCGCGGAGCCGGTTCGAACGAGATGCATGGTAAACCTCCCTAGTTAATATCGCCCGCCCATGGTCACCTACCCAAGTGCTGCCCGCTCACCCCCTTCCGACAACGCGCACGGGCCGCGAGCCGCCAAGCTCACCGCCCACCGATACACGGCCGCCACCCACCGGCACATCCACGTTGGCACGCGCCTGCGCAATTGGAAATAGCAAAGAGCCGCCCACGAGGATTAAACCCAACGCGGCCAGCGGCCACATGGCCTCGCGCACCGGAGCCGCGATATTCTCCCCCGGCGCGCGTATCACATCTCTCCCGAAGTCCAGCACCTCCCGCGCCTTCAGGTTGCCCGTTGCCGCCGACAAGATGCTGAACACAGAGATCAGACCGGCAATGATGCCCATAACGATGATTAGCACGGCGGCCGGCGCGAGCGCCCGCACGCTCGCGGACAAGCCGGCGACCATAGGCACGACCGGGCCGGGACCGGTAATGCGCCCCGCCATCCAGAGCCGGTACTCGTAGGCGCTAACCAGCGTACTGCCGGCCAACGGGATGCACCAATCGGTGAACGGCACGCAAATCTGTCCCGGCACGTCCGCGCAATAGCCGCCCACGCAAATCTGGCTAGGCACCGACACGTTGACGATAGGGCGCTCCCAGAGGTAGTATGCGATGGGCAACTCCCCGTTGTTCCCAAACTCGATAGCCAATCCGTCGATTAGCTGCCGCAAGGCGCGCGTGTCGATGCGCTCGGCGCGCCTAAAATCCAGCCGCAAGGTCGATAGATCATCATCCGGGCGCGTGGAGAAATAGGCCGGATAGGCGTAGGCAGACGCTAGCGTCGCGCCGGGCGGGCCATCCGGCAACGTGGCTTGCGAGATGATGTCTGTCACCGTGTCACCTCCCTAGGCCGAGCCACCGCATGGGTAGACCGAGCGCTAAGCGCGTACCTACCCGCTCGACCCACTTCTGGCCGGCCGGCGTAGCCAGCACTTCTCCAAGGTCAGGGCGCACCACTTGCAAGGCGGCATAGAACTCACGATCAGAAACACCGATGAGCGAGGGATTGTCGTCGATATAGCGCAAGGCGCGCTCGATAAAACCCTCCGGCCACGTGCCGGCTTGCACGTGCGCGGCCAGCTCCTGATCAGTAGCATCTGCCGTGACCTCGGTTATGAGTTGCAATAGCAGCTCGGCGTTCGCGGCGCCGGGACGCCTTAGCAACATCATATCGCACCCCCTTGCTCATCAGCCGGCGCGTTGCTACCGTACTCCGCCCCGCAACCGTTGCAGATTACGCCGGGCCAGCCCTCCCGGTACATGATCATCGTGCCGCATTGCACACACGACATGGTAAGAGCGCCGTTTGGCGCACTTGCCGCCCGCACAGCGGGCGCCGGCTCTGTAGCCGCATAGGCGGCGGCGGGCGCACCGGCGCCACCGCGCGTCATGTGCTCCACGAACCGGCCTAGGATATCGACCACTTTAGGCGCCGTCTCCGACAAGAAGCGATCAACGCGCTGGTAATGCTGCTCTTTGGCCGCGATATCGCGCACTTGCGTCTCATGCGCAAGCTCAAGTTCCCGGATACGCTCCGCGTGCCGATCCTCGCGCTCCGCCATGTAGCGCTGGTGCTCGAGTTCCGCCCGGCGCACCCACGCCATGACAGCCCCGTCATCCCCTTGCGGCGCCGGAGCAACCGGCTCCCTAGACGGCGGGGAGAACATTTCAATTAGCGCCTTAGCCTCCTCAACGCTTGTCTTGACAAGGCTCATGGTAGATTGCGGCGGCTGGTTGCGCTCAGCCGTCTGTCGCCCCAGCTCCTGCTGGAGCAAGGCAATGCGCTCGTTTAGCATATCCAGTTGCTGAGCGCTGAGCGCGCGCTGCGTTTCGGATAGCTGCGCTTGGGTGCCCTCAAGTTGCTTTAGGATGTATTGCACCCACTCGTCGTTCGTCCCCGCACGCCCCGTGCGCTGTTGCTCGCGCACTTCCTTGAGCTGCTCTTGCTCGATCTGAGCCTTGAGTAACTCGTTTTGGGTTTTCAAGGCCTCCGCCTCAGCATCAGCCACCGAATGCGCGATGATCTTGTCGCCTAGGAGTTGCTTCTTGATCTTGAGCGCCTCCTCAAGCGGATCGGCAACGGCCGACGTGCCGTTGCGCTTGAGCGTACCCGCGGCTGCCCGGCGTTGAAACTGCTCACGGAAGTCTGCACTACTAAGCCCCGGCTGTTGCTGGCTCAAGCAGTCCCACCTCCTCTCGATTTACGATCACGATTGCAAGTCCACTGCAGTTCGTAATATGGTCAAGGAGCATGTCGGTTATCCACGCCCCTATCGAGCCATCTCCTTGATGCCAGCCGTGCTGGCGGTACCAGTCATACCACACGCGCAATGTCACGGGGAGGGCGACGAACTCCTTGGCGCTGGATACTTTAGGTGGGCCGGCCGGCGGCTCGACACTCCACTCCTCATCCCCGCCCACCGGCACGTCGGCCGGTAACTCGCTTTGCTGGCGATTAAGCCGCTGCGCCAACGCCTCCGGATCTTCAGGCTCATCGTTAAAATCGTTAAGATTAGGATACCACTCATCTAGCAGACTAGGCCGCCGGGTATCCGGCTGCTCCGGCTCCGGCTCAAGGTCAAGCGGCGTGCCGGCGGTGTCCAGATCCGGCGGAGGCTGGTCAGTGGTCCAACGTGGCTTTGTCGGCGGTGTAAGTTGCGGCTCGTCGTCGGCGCTGTCCCTTACCTTCCAAATTTTCCCTTTGCATTGCGGTCGGGACTTCCAACCTTTGCGGTGGCCGCACACCGCACCCCAGTTGCCCTCGTAGCCACAAGGGCATTTCCAGATGCTACCTGGTAGAGGCTTCTCGAGAATCGCCACCTCGTTCAACCTCTTGTCGCCTGATTGTAGAATCAGGCGCTATTATATAGTTCCCATGTGAGCGATTATACCACGTAGACGGCTTGACACAAGGGCTTGTGCGTGCTAACGTGGTGAAAAGCCGCAAAAGGTGATGAATATGCAAGGTATCCTGCGTGAGGTGCTGCCGTATGTTGGTGAGGCGCTCCGGGAGGTAGTGCGGGATACAGCAACCGAGCTGGTCCGCTCCAAAGTTACCCGCCCCGGCATAAGTGCCATCCGCGTCGAGCCTACTATCACCGACCGCGACAACAAGGGCTGCCCGTATTGCACCGTGGCAAAGCAGCTAGCCGCGGCCTTCCGGTACTTGAAACGCGCCACCGAGAAACCTGACTACCGGCCATTGTACGCCCCTTTGTCGCGCCTACTCGTTGCTGAGGCCACGCAAACCATTGACCACCTGCTGCCTAATCCTGACCACAGAGTACTCCGGCAGATACTCGGCGCTCTTAAAGAGCACCTAATCGCGGGCCATGAGCGTATTGACTTCGAGGCGGCGGCTGATCTTGCGTGGAACGCTAGCTCGTTGGCCCTTGATCTTGCGGAGCGCGTGAACACCGGCGAGCCCGCGGAGTAAGGCCATGGCCGGCGCACTAGACTGGAGTTTTGCCGAAACGGGTAAACCGATCACCCTCAATGGCTATCGCGGTAGCGGCGTGTATGGTGGCTTGACCGCGGAGCAACAAGTTAGGTTCGGTCGCGAGTATCTTTTGGGCGACGGTATTTACATTGCACCCACACCCCGGACGGCGGGGCACTTTGGAACGCCTGAGCCGGCGCATGTTAACTTCAGTTATCCCTATGTGCTGCAAGAAGCAAATGGTGCCACGCTGCGTGCTCTAGATATCGAAGCTATTCGCGCCGCCGGCCACGACGGTATAATCATCAAGCGTGGTCAGTGGGGTTTTGGTGCCGGACAAGAAGACCTCCGGCAAGCGGTATTATTTCCTCAGT from the Dehalococcoidia bacterium genome contains:
- a CDS encoding DUF1360 domain-containing protein, which produces MAAPKKEVLVDLLTLLVLSAAVWRLTHLLTIEDGPAAVFARMRIALGAHQDIAGNWYSDTFFGKLASCFWCMSVWASGIILVAYYYVPGAWYVLLTLALSGLAGLAYKATK
- a CDS encoding YkgJ family cysteine cluster protein, giving the protein MRQPAIELRPSPEQMRLLTYWSRLERVHRGYAQAATEIETAIGGPICVAKCGLCCHHNSVVAYGIEAELAASWLLGQPRLINPVLDRCHDWLTRRDNRYTYGSKITPELWSDLRGEFEQALQEPCVLLDQETKQCLVHWGRPLVCRAYGVTRVPAPHCPRPLGPAEDIGSRTYWDGRDRSLNLYRDVDKLLKSIIERRYDRQGFFVTMLYERFRAKELAGLLDDGKVPLVKAAVGWGTGYLLLWQEQLERQWRAEAADNSIAEQVPLEDRDGLPVMVMRVGRRRK